From Ipomoea triloba cultivar NCNSP0323 chromosome 5, ASM357664v1, the proteins below share one genomic window:
- the LOC116019720 gene encoding putative wall-associated receptor kinase-like 16, which produces MSSFLVLVLLLVLWAVLGCFAPMATSESNYPIAKPNCDDHCGNVTIPFPFGLTQGCYLNSAFLIHCNTTTNGSRKPFLKDSDIEVKTISVEGQLSVMNSVAESCDEEVPYSWAWIRFANFYVNQTANKFVAVGCNTIATVAGYDNDERSYQTGCIASCRRLEDVVNQTCSGIGCCETTDIPILARNINFTLKAMTPNQYTDKVLNCSYAFVVKKDEFNFSSDMLTTKWKVEELPMVIDWVIFNETCSNSSGTCKGNTTCEKYEGPEGGYRCACKKGYQGHPYLDPGCLDIDECSNGENTCSKNATCFNTQGSYSCHCNEGYRDDDNGGCELLIKDECKENGKGCHSSNRVNMIALGATLGTIMLLVICFSLYLAYRQRKSVQRREKFFRDNGGMILQKRIDQGSASSGTTRIFTAEELKKATNNYDQSRIIGQGGFGIVYRGHLLDGRIVAVKKAKMMDPAQVEQFINEVIVLSQINHRNIVKLFGCCLETEIPLLVYEFISNGTLSEHLHNKDKASKISWSTRLRIATETAEVLSYLHSSASPPIIHRDVKSVNILLDDDCTARVSDFGASRLVPQDQTQLTTMVQGTFGYLDPEYLQTNHLTEKSDVYSFGVVLVELLTSRRALSFEGPEKERHLSQYFLSLLKENNIFKILDANIVCDGNTEELQEVALLAKRCLNVKGEDRPTMKEVAVELSGLRRAAKHPWTNNLETSIESEALLTAQPVPFGYNATFSISTSEYDSLKHHMELPTAAGR; this is translated from the exons ATGAGCTCCTTCCTTGTACTAGTACTACTACTTGTGTTGTGGGCAGTACTAGGTTGTTTTGCTCCTATGGCCACATCAGAAAGTAATTACCCCATAGCCAAACCCAACTGCGATGATCATTGTGGGAACGTAACCATCCCATTTCCCTTTGGTCTGACCCAAGGTTGTTATCTAAACTCAGCCTTCTTGATCCATTGCAACACTACCACTAATGGATCTCGTAAGCCATTTCTAAAAGACAGTGATATAGAGGTGAAAACAATTTCAGTTGAAGGACAGTTGAGCGTTATGAACAGCGTGGCTGAAAGTTGTGACGAAGAAGTCCCGTACAGCTGGGCTTGGATCAGGTTTGCAAATTTCTACGTTAACCAGACTGCCAATAAGTTTGTCGCTGTGGGTTGCAACACTATTGCCACTGTCGCCGGCTACGACAACGATGAACGCTCTTACCAAACAG GTTGTATAGCCTCCTGTCGCCGCTTAGAAGATGTGGTGAACCAGACTTGCTCGGGAATCGGGTGTTGCGAGACCACCGACATTCCTATCTTGGCCAGGAACATTAATTTTACATTGAAAGCCATGACGCCAAATCAGTATACAGACAAAGTTCTTAACTGCAGCTACGCGTTCGTGGTGAAAAAGGATGAGTTCAACTTTTCGTCGGATATGCTTACGACCAAATGGAAAGTCGAGGAACTGCCCATGGTAATTGATTGGGTCATTTTCAACGAGACGTGCAGTAACTCTAGCGGCACATGCAAAGGTAATACCACTTGTGAAAAATATGAAGGTCCGGAAGGTGGATACCGATGCGCTTGTAAGAAGGGTTACCAAGGTCATCCATATCTTGATCCAGGTTGCCTAG ATATTGATGAATGTTCAAATGGAGAAAACACCTGCTCCAAAAACGCCACTTGCTTCAATACACAAGGCAGTTATTCGTGCCATTGCAACGAAGGTTACCGTGACGATGACAATGGTGGCTGCGAATTACTTATTAAAGATGAAtgcaaagaaaatggaaaaggaTGTCATTCGTCTAACAGAGTGAACATGATTGCTTTGG GTGCGACTTTAGGTACTATAATGCTGCTGGTCATTTGTTTTTCTCTATACTTGGCATATCGACAAAGGAAATCAGTACAGAGGAGAGAGAAATTCTTTAGGGACAATGGAGGAATGATTCTGCAAAAAAGGATTGATCAAGGTAGTGCATCTTCTGGCACAACAAGAATTTTCACTGCCGAAGAGCTTAAAAAAGCCACCAACAACTATGACCAAAGTAGAATTATTGGTCAAGGAGGTTTTGGCATTGTCTATAGAGGACACCTTCTTGATGGCAGAATAGTAGCAGTTAAAAAGGCCAAGATGATGGACCCAGCCCAAGTCGAGCAGTTCATCAATGAGGTAATTGTGCTCTCACAAATCAATCACAGAAACATAGTTAAACTCTTTGGTTGTTGCTTAGAGACAGAAATTCCATTATTAGTTTACGAGTTCATAAGCAATGGGACGTTGTCTGAGCATCTACACAACAAAGACAAGGCATCGAAAATATCTTGGTCAACCCGATTAAGAATAGCAACAGAAACAGCCGAGGTCCTCTCTTATTTGCACTCTTCAGCTTCTCCCCCCATCATCCATAGAGATGTTAAATCTGTAAATATTCTCCTAGATGATGATTGCACTGCCAGGGTATCCGATTTTGGTGCATCAAGATTAGTCCCTCAAGATCAAACTCAATTGACAACAATGGTGCAAGGAACATTTGGTTATCTAGATCCCGAGTACTTACAAACCAACCATTTAACAGAAAAGAGTGATGTTTATAGTTTCGGAGTTGTGCTTGTGGAGTTGCTAACGAGTAGGAGGGCTCTATCTTTTGAGGGTCCAGAGAAAGAGAGACATCTATCTCAGTATTTCCTTTCATTGTTGAAagagaataatatattcaaaattcttGATGCCAACATTGTATGCGATGGAAACACTGAAGAGTTACAAGAGGTTGCCTTGCTTGCGAAAAGGTGTTTGAATGTGAAGGGAGAGGATAGGCCAACCATGAAAGAAGTTGCAGTGGAACTAAGTGGATTGAGGAGAGCAGCAAAACATCCATGGACCAATAATTTAGAAACTTCAATTGAATCAGAAGCTTTACTTACTGCGCAACCAGTTCCCTTTGGATATAATGCTACTTTCAGTATATCAACATCTGAATATGATAGTTTAAAACATCATATGGAGCTTCCCACAGCTGCTGGAAGATAA
- the LOC116019583 gene encoding cyclic nucleotide-gated ion channel 18-like — protein sequence MMLYLFLNERNTKILDPRSDVMNVWNHVFLVVCLISLSLDPLYFYIPYVGGKACMSTHTIASIAITYFRTITDSFYLINMLFKFRTAFVAPRSRVFGRGELVKDAREIATRYLKSDFIIDFAATLPLPQIVVWIVIPATKGNGGHDNNIIALVVLIQYLPRFLVSITLNQRIIKTTGFIAKTAWAGAAYNLLLFMLATHVLGASWYLSSIVRQQSCWNMQCRSERNAVPPCIPSFLDCKSLNTNSLEREYWLNTTSLLTRCDPKNDDSDFKFGMFADAFTSEVASSRFIHKYLYCLWWGLRNLSSYGQNLRTCTYIGETLFCILVCINGLILFSHLIGNMQVLMVKVSRNIKKNYYGV from the exons ATGATGTTATACTTGTTTCTGAATGAAAGAAACACCAAGATATTGGATCCCAGAAGCGACGTGATGAACGTTTGGAATCATGTGTTCCTCGTCGTCTGCCTTATCTCCCTCTCTTTAGATCCTCTGTATTTCTACATCCCCTACGTGGGCGGCAAGGCTTGCATGTCCACCCACACCATAGCCTCCATCGCAATCACCTACTTCCGCACCATCACCGACTCCTTCTACCTCATCAACATGCTGTTCAAATTCCGCACCGCCTTCGTCGCCCCCAGATCTAGGGTTTTCGGCCGGGGCGAGCTGGTGAAGGACGCCCGAGAAATCGCGACGCGATATCTCAAATCCGATTTCATTATTGATTTTGCCGCTACTCTCCCCTTACCTCAG ATTGTGGTTTGGATTGTGATTCCGGCTACCAAAGGTAACGGTGGCCACGACAACAACATTATCGCTCTTGTCGTCCTTATTCAATATCTTCCCAGGTTTCTCGTTAGCATTACATTAAATCAGAGGATTATAAAGACAACAGGCTTTATTGCTAAAACTGCTTGGGCTGGAGCTGCATATAATTTACTCCTCTTCATGCTAGCCACTCAT GTACTAGGGGCTTCATGGTACCTGTCTTCCATTGTGCGCCAGCAGTCTTGCTGGAATATGCAGTGTAGAAGTGAGCGTAATGCGGTTCCTCCATGCATTCCTAGTTTTCTGGACTGTAAGAGTCTGAATACCAATTCGCTTGAGCGGGAATATTGGCTCAACACCACCTCATTGCTTACTCGTTGTGATCCTAAAAACGATGACTCTGATTTCAAATTTGGAATGTTTGCTGATGCTTTTACCAGTGAAGTCGCTTCATCTCGATTTATCCACAAGTATCTCTATTGCCTTTGGTGGGGTTTAAGGAATTTGAG TTCATATGGACAGAATTTGAGGACTTGCACATACATTGGAGAAACACTGTTTTGCATTCTCGTGTGTATCAATGGTTTAATTCTATTTTCACATTTAATTGGCAACATGCAG GTTCTTATGGTGAAAGTGTCCAGAAACATCAAAAAGAATTATTATGGAGTTTGA